A single Paraburkholderia sp. FT54 DNA region contains:
- a CDS encoding LysR substrate-binding domain-containing protein — protein MGLRLPSLQALLVFEAAARHMSLTRAALELNVTPVAVSRMVTRLEDALGFKLFARTKTGLALTDEGVKLRVAVASGFGQVSDTITELKSRKEESETVTLSISSGFASQWLLPRHERFQHAFPSVNLRLQVMASRLYGPLDGADLGIRLHKPGSEHDALCFCPELIVAVCSPDYLAQHGPLDAPRQAGGHTLIHLEPTTHTWADYFELTRVMNHASAKHASYSDPGLALQGAMLGHGVLLGWLLAVAAPLNTGAVVPASDRMVETGCNYVLECRSREPSGSVRQVAQWLVDEMRAELAKVAPVLASLERIKSGASN, from the coding sequence ATGGGACTTAGGCTTCCTTCGCTTCAGGCGCTGCTCGTTTTCGAGGCCGCCGCGCGTCACATGAGCCTCACGCGCGCGGCGCTCGAACTGAACGTCACACCGGTCGCGGTGAGCCGCATGGTGACGCGTCTCGAAGACGCGCTCGGCTTCAAACTGTTCGCGCGCACCAAGACCGGCCTGGCCCTCACCGACGAAGGCGTGAAACTGCGCGTCGCGGTGGCTTCGGGCTTCGGCCAGGTGAGCGACACGATCACCGAACTGAAGAGCCGCAAGGAAGAGAGCGAGACGGTCACGCTCTCCATCTCCAGCGGGTTCGCGTCGCAGTGGCTGCTGCCGCGCCATGAGCGCTTTCAGCATGCGTTTCCGTCGGTGAACCTGCGCTTGCAGGTGATGGCGAGCCGCCTGTACGGTCCGCTCGATGGCGCCGATCTCGGTATCCGTCTGCATAAGCCCGGCTCGGAGCACGATGCGCTCTGTTTCTGTCCGGAGCTGATCGTCGCCGTATGCAGCCCGGACTATCTCGCGCAGCACGGCCCCCTCGACGCGCCGCGTCAGGCGGGCGGTCACACGCTGATTCACCTCGAGCCGACCACGCATACGTGGGCCGACTATTTCGAGCTGACACGAGTGATGAACCACGCATCGGCGAAACACGCCAGCTATTCCGATCCGGGTCTCGCGCTGCAGGGCGCCATGCTCGGGCACGGGGTGCTGCTCGGCTGGCTGCTCGCGGTCGCCGCGCCGCTCAATACGGGGGCGGTCGTCCCCGCATCGGACCGGATGGTGGAGACGGGCTGCAATTACGTGCTGGAATGCCGCTCGCGCGAGCCGTCGGGATCGGTGCGCCAGGTGGCGCAATGGCTGGTCGACGAGATGCGCGCGGAGCTGGCGAAAGTCGCGCCGGTTCTGGCTTCGCTGGAGCGGATAAAGAGTGGGGCGTCGAATTGA
- a CDS encoding arylesterase — protein MTSRATALTTACSCAVVAATLFSVSLAARAANAPEPARPVIVVLGDSISAEYGLPRDTGWVALMRQRLTDERIDYSVANASISGDTTSGGRARLPALMQRLKPSIVIVELGANDALRGVPLSTTEDNLRTIIEQAQQGHAKVVLVGMYVPPNYGPDYTQKFHGLYGELSKQLGVPLVPFLLAGIADKPDMFQADQLHPTQQAQPVLLNNVWPAIKPLLRTSSPH, from the coding sequence ATGACGTCTCGCGCCACGGCGTTGACAACGGCATGCAGCTGCGCCGTTGTGGCCGCCACCCTGTTTTCAGTGAGCCTCGCGGCCCGGGCCGCCAACGCGCCCGAACCGGCCAGGCCGGTGATCGTCGTGCTCGGCGACAGCATCTCCGCCGAATACGGCCTGCCCCGCGACACGGGCTGGGTCGCCTTGATGCGCCAACGCCTCACCGACGAGCGAATCGATTATAGCGTTGCCAATGCGAGCATCAGCGGCGACACCACGAGCGGCGGACGAGCCCGCTTGCCCGCGCTCATGCAACGCCTGAAGCCGAGCATCGTGATTGTCGAACTCGGCGCCAACGACGCCTTGCGCGGCGTGCCGCTCTCCACCACCGAGGACAACCTGCGCACGATCATCGAGCAGGCTCAGCAAGGTCACGCGAAGGTCGTGCTGGTAGGCATGTATGTCCCGCCTAATTACGGCCCGGACTATACGCAAAAGTTCCACGGCTTGTACGGCGAACTGTCGAAGCAGTTGGGTGTGCCCCTCGTGCCGTTTCTGCTCGCCGGCATCGCCGACAAACCGGACATGTTCCAGGCCGATCAGCTTCATCCCACACAGCAGGCACAGCCAGTGCTACTCAACAACGTGTGGCCGGCAATCAAGCCACTCCTTCGCACAAGTTCGCCGCACTGA
- a CDS encoding NADH:flavin oxidoreductase, producing MTEQNADQARPAASSDPLLQPLTLRHLVLKNRVMSTSHASRLIQNEFPQEVYQRYHEEKARGGIGLTMFGGSSNVSIDSPNTFQQINMGVDEVVPHLRRFSERVHAHGAALMCQITHLGRRGDPYAEPWLPMLAPSPRRETLHRAIPQAMNEHDIKRIAADFGRAARRCMEGGLDGLETHAGGHLIGQFLNPAVNLRSDRYGGSAANRCRFAIEVHEAIRKEVGDAYPVGLRFALEDGCSFEESLEMARILQQSELLDFFNVVYGRMDTKMSLVVNSMPGMFMPSAPWLAKAAAFRRAVRLPVFHAAKIADLATARYAIGEGLIDMAGMTRAHIAEPHLVRLIETGREAAARPCVGGSHCRNTKATCIHNPATARETFLPHDIEPAATPRRVLVVGAGPAGLEAARVCASRGHRVTLLEAADRAGGQVLLAASGSWRKDLIGIVDWRLAELERMGVDIRYNQYAELADVLEQRPDVAIVATGGTPDLDALPGGESCRSVVDALSDTPPRAGRVLVYDGTGRHNAYLCAERFVSAGLDVRLAVLDALPAQETGGKGDDLVWMRNLEKWQVPVRTHLELVEVRHGDAGMLRAIFRHQLTDELVEMEAEHMVVERGTLAADDLFEAARVHSVNDGQMDLAAFARAQAQPVLRSATGDAQFHLYRIGDAVASRDIHTAIYDAYRLCVAI from the coding sequence ATGACAGAACAAAACGCGGACCAAGCGCGGCCGGCCGCTTCGTCCGATCCCCTGCTGCAACCGCTGACGCTCAGGCATCTGGTGCTGAAGAACCGCGTGATGAGCACGAGCCACGCGAGCCGTCTCATTCAAAACGAATTCCCGCAGGAAGTCTATCAACGCTATCACGAGGAAAAGGCTCGGGGAGGCATCGGGCTCACCATGTTCGGCGGCTCGTCGAACGTGAGCATCGACAGTCCCAACACGTTCCAGCAGATCAACATGGGTGTCGACGAAGTCGTCCCGCATCTGCGGCGCTTCTCCGAACGCGTGCACGCCCACGGCGCCGCGCTGATGTGTCAGATCACCCATCTCGGCCGGCGCGGCGATCCCTACGCCGAACCGTGGCTGCCGATGCTCGCGCCGTCGCCGCGCCGCGAAACGCTGCACCGCGCGATCCCGCAAGCGATGAACGAGCACGACATCAAGCGCATCGCGGCCGACTTCGGACGCGCGGCGCGCCGCTGCATGGAAGGCGGACTCGACGGCCTGGAAACGCACGCGGGCGGGCATCTGATCGGGCAGTTCCTCAACCCGGCCGTCAACCTGCGCAGCGATCGTTACGGCGGCTCGGCCGCGAACCGGTGCCGCTTTGCGATCGAGGTTCACGAGGCGATCCGCAAGGAAGTCGGCGACGCCTATCCGGTCGGTCTTCGCTTCGCGCTCGAAGACGGCTGCAGCTTCGAAGAAAGTCTGGAAATGGCCCGCATCCTGCAGCAAAGCGAGCTTCTCGACTTCTTCAACGTGGTCTACGGCCGCATGGACACGAAGATGTCGCTGGTCGTCAACAGCATGCCCGGCATGTTCATGCCGTCCGCGCCCTGGCTCGCCAAGGCCGCCGCGTTCCGGCGCGCGGTGCGGCTGCCGGTCTTTCACGCCGCCAAGATCGCCGATCTCGCCACCGCGCGCTATGCGATCGGCGAGGGCCTCATCGACATGGCCGGCATGACGCGCGCGCACATCGCGGAGCCGCATCTCGTGCGGCTCATCGAGACGGGCCGCGAGGCGGCCGCGCGCCCTTGCGTCGGCGGCTCGCATTGCCGCAATACGAAGGCGACCTGCATCCACAACCCGGCGACCGCGCGCGAAACCTTCCTGCCGCACGACATCGAGCCGGCCGCGACGCCTCGTCGTGTGCTGGTCGTCGGCGCGGGGCCGGCCGGTCTCGAAGCGGCGCGCGTGTGCGCGAGCCGGGGCCATCGGGTCACGCTACTCGAAGCGGCCGACCGCGCAGGCGGACAAGTGCTGCTGGCAGCGTCGGGAAGCTGGCGCAAGGATCTGATCGGCATCGTCGACTGGCGTCTCGCCGAACTGGAACGGATGGGAGTCGACATCCGCTACAACCAGTACGCCGAACTCGCCGACGTGCTCGAACAGCGCCCGGACGTGGCGATCGTGGCAACGGGCGGCACGCCCGATCTCGACGCGCTGCCAGGCGGCGAATCGTGCCGCTCGGTGGTCGATGCGTTGTCGGATACGCCGCCCAGAGCGGGGCGCGTGCTCGTCTACGACGGCACCGGCCGTCACAACGCGTATCTATGCGCCGAGCGCTTCGTGTCGGCGGGACTCGACGTGCGCCTCGCCGTGCTCGACGCGTTGCCCGCGCAGGAAACCGGCGGCAAGGGCGACGACCTCGTGTGGATGCGCAACCTCGAAAAGTGGCAGGTGCCGGTGCGCACCCATCTCGAACTCGTCGAAGTGCGGCACGGCGACGCCGGCATGCTGCGCGCGATCTTCAGGCATCAGTTGACCGATGAACTCGTGGAAATGGAAGCGGAGCATATGGTCGTCGAACGCGGGACCCTCGCCGCGGACGATCTCTTCGAAGCCGCTCGCGTGCATTCGGTCAACGACGGCCAGATGGACCTCGCGGCGTTCGCGCGCGCGCAGGCGCAGCCGGTCCTGCGGAGCGCGACCGGCGATGCGCAGTTTCATCTTTACCGGATCGGCGACGCGGTGGCTTCGCGCGACATCCATACCGCGATCTATGACGCGTATCGCCTCTGCGTCGCGATTTAG
- a CDS encoding SurA N-terminal domain-containing protein, producing MLDFFRNHKRLMMFMLILVIVPGLGFVGIQGFRGFFDESANVASVNGHKITRAEYDDAMRQQLDRARQMLGAQFDMKSFDTPERRSQMLDGLIEQRVLADETQRLHLTASDDAVRRVLLNDPVISSLKNPDGTIDVDRYKQLLAMQGMTPDQYDERVRYSIATQQLPAAIQGSAFTSKTLAQHLTELAEQQREVQGIAFHPRDYAAKVQPTDAQLQAYYDAHRNEFATPATATIQYLVMSPATLAASAQPSDADLKKYYDDNLAHYRTDGQVRASHILIAAPKDASAADKAKAKQKAEDLLAQIKAHPDQFAQIAQQNSQDPGSASKGGDLGYFGRGMIAGGQAFDDAVFALKKDEVSGIVQTDFGYHIVKVTDVKPAVTRPFDEVKDQISKDLKTQLASKAFTDDSEGFTSIVYEKAKSLQPAADKYKLQVQTATVTPQPDPKLAPDSPLNNAKFLAAVFATDATTARNNTQAIDVGGNTLIAARVTDYKAAAVPALDAVKDAVRQKVIAVQSNEAAHKDGVAKLAEFEKSKATTGFSSPLKVSRNDAQGVPPAALSAIYKADAQKLPAYVGVDLGDDGYAIYRVNSVVAGSTVDPQHLAAAQQQIAQVDAQSEAEAYVEAVRARSKVKFYGSLDSSNAQASGE from the coding sequence ATGCTCGATTTTTTCCGCAATCACAAACGCCTGATGATGTTCATGCTCATCCTCGTCATTGTGCCGGGGTTGGGTTTTGTGGGTATTCAGGGCTTTCGCGGCTTCTTTGACGAAAGTGCAAACGTCGCGAGCGTCAACGGTCACAAGATCACGCGCGCTGAATACGACGACGCGATGCGTCAGCAGCTCGACCGCGCCCGTCAGATGCTCGGCGCGCAGTTCGACATGAAGTCGTTCGACACGCCCGAACGCCGCAGTCAGATGCTCGACGGTCTGATCGAGCAACGCGTGCTGGCCGATGAAACTCAGCGCCTGCACCTCACCGCGTCCGACGACGCCGTGCGCCGTGTGCTGCTCAACGATCCGGTGATCTCGTCGCTGAAGAATCCCGACGGCACGATCGACGTCGACCGCTACAAGCAGTTGCTCGCCATGCAGGGCATGACGCCTGACCAGTACGACGAACGCGTGCGCTACAGCATCGCCACGCAGCAGTTGCCGGCCGCCATTCAAGGCAGCGCGTTCACGTCGAAAACGCTCGCGCAGCATCTGACCGAACTCGCGGAACAGCAGCGCGAAGTGCAGGGCATCGCGTTCCATCCGCGCGACTACGCCGCGAAGGTGCAGCCCACCGACGCGCAACTGCAAGCGTATTACGACGCGCATCGCAACGAATTCGCCACGCCCGCTACGGCCACGATCCAGTATCTCGTGATGTCGCCGGCCACGCTCGCCGCTTCCGCGCAGCCGAGCGACGCCGATCTGAAGAAGTACTACGACGACAACCTCGCGCACTACCGCACCGACGGACAGGTGCGCGCGAGCCATATCCTGATCGCGGCACCGAAAGACGCGAGCGCGGCCGACAAGGCCAAGGCGAAGCAGAAGGCCGAAGACTTGCTCGCGCAGATCAAGGCGCATCCGGACCAGTTCGCGCAGATCGCGCAACAGAATTCGCAGGATCCGGGGTCGGCGTCGAAGGGCGGCGATCTGGGTTACTTCGGCCGTGGCATGATCGCGGGCGGCCAGGCGTTCGACGACGCCGTGTTCGCGCTGAAGAAAGACGAAGTCAGCGGCATCGTGCAGACCGATTTCGGCTATCACATCGTCAAGGTGACGGACGTGAAGCCGGCGGTCACGAGGCCGTTCGACGAAGTGAAAGATCAGATCTCGAAAGACCTGAAGACGCAGTTGGCCAGCAAGGCTTTCACCGACGATTCGGAAGGCTTCACCTCGATCGTCTACGAAAAGGCCAAGAGCCTGCAACCGGCTGCCGACAAGTACAAGCTGCAAGTTCAGACCGCCACGGTCACGCCGCAGCCGGATCCGAAGCTCGCGCCTGACAGCCCGCTGAACAACGCGAAGTTCCTCGCCGCGGTGTTCGCGACTGACGCCACGACGGCACGCAACAACACGCAGGCCATCGACGTCGGCGGCAACACGTTGATCGCGGCGCGCGTGACCGACTACAAGGCCGCGGCGGTGCCGGCACTTGACGCCGTCAAGGATGCCGTGCGTCAGAAGGTGATCGCGGTTCAGTCGAACGAGGCGGCTCACAAGGACGGCGTGGCCAAACTGGCCGAGTTCGAAAAGTCGAAGGCGACCACGGGCTTCTCGTCGCCGCTGAAGGTGTCGCGCAACGACGCGCAAGGCGTGCCGCCGGCCGCATTGAGTGCAATCTACAAGGCGGATGCGCAAAAATTGCCGGCCTACGTCGGCGTGGATCTCGGCGACGACGGCTATGCGATCTATCGCGTGAACTCGGTGGTGGCGGGTTCGACGGTCGATCCGCAACATCTGGCCGCGGCGCAACAACAGATCGCGCAGGTCGATGCGCAGTCCGAAGCAGAGGCGTATGTCGAAGCCGTGCGTGCGCGCTCGAAGGTGAAGTTCTACGGTTCGCTTGACAGCAGCAATGCACAGGCGAGCGGCGAGTAA
- a CDS encoding ABC transporter ATP-binding protein — protein sequence MLNKTDPVIEVRGLSKKVKDATGELTILDDIDLAIDAGSSVAIVGASGSGKSTLLGLLAGLDSASSGSVRLLGRELGELNEDERAALRSGSVGFVFQSFQLMPHLTALENVTLPLELQGGIGTREAATRARRLLEQVGLGKRTGHYPKLLSGGEQQRVALARAFVTHPAILFADEPTGSLDAATGHAVIDLMFEMNRANGATLILVTHDIELARRCDTTVTIEAGRLA from the coding sequence ATGCTAAACAAAACTGATCCAGTCATTGAAGTGCGGGGTTTATCCAAGAAGGTTAAGGATGCAACGGGCGAACTGACGATTCTCGACGACATCGATCTTGCTATCGATGCCGGCAGCAGTGTGGCAATCGTCGGAGCATCCGGGTCGGGCAAGTCTACGCTGCTCGGCTTGCTCGCAGGATTGGACAGCGCGAGCTCGGGCTCGGTTCGGTTGCTCGGCCGCGAACTCGGTGAACTGAACGAAGACGAGCGCGCCGCCTTGCGCAGCGGTTCGGTCGGCTTCGTGTTCCAGTCGTTTCAACTGATGCCTCATTTGACGGCTCTCGAAAACGTTACGTTGCCGCTGGAGCTGCAAGGCGGCATTGGCACGCGCGAGGCTGCAACGCGTGCGCGCCGCTTGCTGGAACAGGTGGGTCTCGGCAAGCGCACCGGTCACTATCCGAAGCTGCTCTCGGGCGGCGAGCAGCAACGCGTGGCGCTCGCGCGCGCGTTCGTCACGCATCCGGCGATCCTCTTCGCCGACGAACCGACAGGCAGTCTCGACGCCGCCACCGGTCATGCGGTGATCGATCTGATGTTCGAGATGAACCGCGCGAACGGCGCCACGTTGATTCTCGTCACGCATGACATCGAACTGGCGCGCCGCTGCGATACGACGGTGACGATCGAGGCGGGACGTCTCGCCTGA